In Aequorivita sp. H23M31, a single window of DNA contains:
- a CDS encoding helix-turn-helix domain-containing protein, which translates to MEEILKRLEIIEKHVLDQNIILKNVLNFNEACKYLELSQSHLYKLTSAGTIPHYKPNGKKLYFNRAELEEWLLRNRNTTQEEIDKEAANYLIKKGRVKL; encoded by the coding sequence ATGGAAGAGATATTAAAAAGGCTTGAAATTATAGAAAAGCACGTATTAGATCAGAACATCATTCTGAAAAATGTACTCAACTTCAATGAAGCTTGTAAGTACTTAGAACTATCACAATCCCACTTGTATAAACTTACAAGTGCCGGCACTATTCCACATTACAAACCTAATGGTAAGAAGCTGTATTTCAATCGTGCCGAATTAGAGGAGTGGCTATTGCGTAACCGCAATACCACCCAAGAGGAAATCGACAAGGAAGCAGCTAACTATCTAATCAAGAAAGGGAGGGTAAAGCTATGA
- a CDS encoding helix-turn-helix domain-containing protein has product MKTFANKIKDLRIQKELLLRQVAAAIEVDTSMVSKFENGERFPTREQIEKLATFFKVSEEDFLVDAFSDKLVYDFSEEPLALDILKQTVKKIKSKNKKLQ; this is encoded by the coding sequence ATGAAGACTTTTGCAAACAAAATCAAGGACTTACGTATCCAAAAGGAACTTTTGCTTCGGCAAGTTGCAGCAGCTATTGAGGTAGATACTTCTATGGTAAGCAAGTTTGAAAACGGTGAGCGTTTCCCAACAAGAGAACAAATCGAAAAGCTCGCCACTTTTTTCAAAGTGTCAGAAGAAGATTTTCTCGTGGACGCCTTTAGCGACAAACTCGTTTACGATTTTAGCGAAGAACCCCTGGCATTAGACATACTTAAGCAGACCGTAAAAAAAATAAAATCTAAAAATAAAAAATTACAGTAA
- a CDS encoding site-specific integrase codes for MKVTLRKRNQGGMTSLYLDYYHKGKRKTEYLKLYLDPTAKTKEQKEVNKKTLQLAETIRAQRQIEIQNGVYGFRDNEKLKGSFTNYIELLTEKRLDSKGNYGNWDSMLKHLKTFIPMDVSFAEVNRKFVQDFKHFLDKELKTKSNQPLSQNSKYSYFNKFRAALKQAVKDGIIPTNPAEGVDGFKQGEPQREFLTLQELQAVVKEECEIPQMKTAFIFSCLTGLRWSDINKLLWSEVQHSNEMGYYIRFRQKKTQGVETLPISEQAFGLLGERQDKDERVFKGLKYSAWHNLKLQQWVMKAGISKTITFHCARHTYATLQLTAGTDIYTVSKLLGHRELKTTQIYAKVIDEKKKEAANKIQLDL; via the coding sequence ATGAAGGTAACACTAAGAAAACGCAATCAAGGTGGTATGACCAGTCTATATCTGGATTATTACCACAAAGGAAAACGCAAAACCGAATACCTTAAACTCTATCTCGATCCTACGGCTAAAACCAAAGAACAGAAAGAAGTCAACAAAAAAACCCTTCAATTAGCTGAAACTATCCGAGCGCAAAGACAAATTGAAATCCAAAATGGTGTCTATGGTTTTCGCGATAATGAAAAACTAAAAGGCAGTTTCACCAACTATATTGAGCTTCTTACTGAAAAACGATTGGATAGTAAGGGAAATTATGGGAATTGGGATAGTATGCTAAAGCATCTAAAAACCTTTATTCCTATGGACGTTTCTTTTGCAGAAGTCAATAGGAAGTTTGTCCAGGACTTCAAACACTTTCTTGATAAGGAGTTAAAAACAAAAAGTAATCAACCATTATCTCAAAACTCCAAATATTCCTATTTCAATAAATTCAGAGCTGCATTAAAGCAAGCGGTTAAAGATGGTATTATTCCCACTAACCCGGCAGAAGGTGTTGATGGCTTTAAACAAGGAGAACCTCAACGAGAATTTTTAACGCTCCAAGAGCTTCAAGCTGTTGTTAAAGAAGAATGTGAAATCCCCCAAATGAAGACGGCATTCATATTTTCTTGTCTTACTGGATTGCGGTGGTCAGATATAAATAAGCTTCTATGGTCCGAAGTTCAGCACTCTAATGAAATGGGTTATTACATTCGCTTTCGACAAAAGAAAACCCAAGGGGTAGAAACCCTCCCTATCTCAGAGCAAGCCTTCGGCTTACTTGGTGAGCGTCAAGATAAGGACGAAAGAGTTTTCAAAGGATTAAAATATTCCGCTTGGCATAATCTAAAATTACAGCAATGGGTAATGAAAGCCGGTATATCTAAAACTATTACTTTTCATTGCGCCAGACATACGTATGCAACTTTACAGCTAACCGCAGGCACTGATATTTATACGGTTTCAAAACTTCTTGGTCACAGAGAGTTAAAAACCACCCAGATATATGCTAAAGTTATTGACGAAAAGAAGAAGGAAGCAGCAAACAAAATACAACTTGACTTATGA
- a CDS encoding DUF3987 domain-containing protein, with protein MSKMTFNPLEWMENPTQQQQHTEQNYQQLTDNNSEVENVIQNIEANQIDIAPNYNDWINIGFAFADEFGESGRSLFQRVSQFYTGYNSKECDKQFDNCLKSKGQGVSLKTFFFLAKQAGVSIATQSNVQYNTNNSNYKSSKAPPVQEHQEEDPIKEVMPTFPKSLYSELPEFLQQVVAIATFNEERDILLLGSLGAISACFPKLNGIYDGKKVYPNLFLFITAQASAGKGRLVHCRQLVNPIHKELREEAKLHKQHFELEMAEYNANKGKVEGIEKPARPPEKMLFIPANNSSTGAYQLLGDSDGKGLIFETEGDTLAHAFKSDYGNYSDGFRKAFHHETISYYRRTDREFVDIESPCLSTVLSGTPKQVSALIPNAENGLFSRFIFYFMNIKPEWKNVFASTTDNGLDDYFENLGNQFYELYKLLKTNGEFQFHLTADQQEQFNTFFSEIQAKYLNLQGLDYMATIRRLGLIAFRFCMLFTALRILETGDTTNKLICEERDFQASLVMIKVLIKHSSKVFGELPQEETKPSRMNRKEKFLHGLPNQFNRQKYLEVAKKLNIPAKTAEGYITSFIKSNLIHREQQDTYINLFSEENKDIEEPKDN; from the coding sequence ATGAGTAAAATGACGTTTAATCCGTTGGAGTGGATGGAAAACCCAACCCAACAGCAGCAACATACAGAACAGAATTATCAACAACTTACAGACAACAATTCAGAAGTAGAAAATGTAATTCAAAACATAGAAGCCAATCAAATTGATATAGCACCCAATTACAATGATTGGATAAACATAGGCTTCGCCTTTGCAGATGAATTTGGAGAGTCTGGAAGAAGTTTATTCCAAAGAGTAAGTCAATTTTACACCGGCTACAATTCAAAAGAATGCGATAAGCAATTTGACAATTGCTTAAAATCAAAAGGCCAAGGAGTATCTCTTAAAACCTTTTTCTTTCTTGCCAAGCAAGCCGGAGTTTCTATTGCAACACAATCCAATGTCCAGTATAATACTAACAATAGCAATTACAAATCATCAAAAGCTCCCCCTGTTCAAGAACACCAGGAAGAAGATCCGATAAAGGAAGTTATGCCTACCTTTCCAAAATCCTTATATTCTGAACTTCCTGAATTCTTGCAGCAAGTGGTCGCAATAGCGACCTTCAATGAAGAGAGAGATATTTTGCTTTTAGGCTCCTTAGGTGCAATTAGTGCGTGTTTCCCGAAGCTGAACGGCATATATGATGGCAAAAAAGTATATCCCAATCTCTTTCTTTTTATAACCGCTCAAGCATCGGCCGGCAAAGGTCGGTTGGTACATTGTAGGCAATTGGTAAACCCTATCCATAAAGAGCTGCGTGAAGAAGCCAAATTGCACAAACAACATTTTGAGCTGGAAATGGCTGAATACAATGCGAACAAAGGTAAAGTTGAAGGAATAGAGAAGCCAGCTCGACCACCCGAGAAAATGCTCTTTATTCCCGCCAACAATAGTTCTACAGGAGCATATCAATTATTGGGCGATAGTGATGGAAAGGGATTGATTTTTGAAACCGAAGGTGATACATTGGCACACGCCTTTAAAAGCGATTACGGTAATTATAGTGATGGTTTCAGAAAAGCCTTTCATCACGAGACCATTTCCTATTATCGTAGAACCGACCGTGAATTTGTGGATATTGAAAGTCCTTGTTTGTCAACAGTACTTTCGGGAACACCAAAGCAAGTTTCAGCTCTCATTCCAAATGCTGAAAACGGCTTATTCAGCCGTTTTATATTCTACTTTATGAATATCAAACCAGAATGGAAAAATGTATTTGCAAGCACAACAGATAACGGTCTTGATGATTATTTTGAGAATTTAGGAAATCAGTTCTACGAACTGTATAAATTACTCAAAACTAATGGAGAATTTCAATTTCACTTAACCGCAGACCAACAAGAACAATTCAATACGTTTTTTAGTGAGATACAAGCCAAATACCTCAACCTTCAAGGGTTGGACTATATGGCTACCATCCGAAGATTAGGTTTGATTGCCTTTCGTTTCTGTATGCTCTTTACAGCTTTGAGAATTTTAGAAACTGGAGACACCACAAATAAGCTCATTTGTGAGGAAAGAGATTTTCAAGCTTCTTTAGTGATGATAAAGGTATTGATAAAACATTCAAGCAAAGTGTTCGGTGAACTCCCACAGGAAGAGACCAAACCATCGCGAATGAACCGTAAAGAAAAATTCCTCCACGGATTACCCAATCAATTCAATCGTCAGAAATACTTAGAAGTTGCCAAAAAGCTCAATATTCCTGCAAAAACAGCAGAGGGCTATATTACGAGCTTTATAAAATCAAACCTCATTCATCGCGAACAGCAGGATACCTATATAAATCTCTTCAGTGAGGAAAATAAGGATATTGAGGAACCTAAGGATAATTAG
- a CDS encoding BT4734/BF3469 family protein, with translation MEISKEAILNKTHYGLKVYAYILRQYYPKSVLSLKGRDCGITRNPFNGGKDTLQINIVDNVARHYDTELTDFKGDIFEFASYHFKTLNDEDLLLKLNEELHLRIGQKNSFYNQEELQPTVEFPETLTQASPVFSYFQKPVTNIIPNRQASLVEVFHLIRGTDFATCTSTLRKIQDVKKARKYKASNFDYVTFSGEFSKRNDKNLRKHSGLLTIDFDHIPDISNLKESLLQDQYFETELLFTSPSGDGLKWIIPIELIKVKHQEYFKAVANYIQQTYSLEVDGSGKDISRACFLPHDPNAFINPKYL, from the coding sequence ATGGAAATAAGTAAAGAAGCAATTCTAAACAAAACGCATTATGGGTTAAAAGTTTATGCCTACATCCTACGGCAGTATTATCCTAAATCAGTCCTTTCCCTAAAGGGAAGGGACTGCGGGATAACCCGTAACCCATTTAATGGCGGTAAGGATACATTACAAATAAATATTGTTGATAATGTTGCCCGGCACTATGACACTGAACTAACCGATTTTAAAGGAGATATTTTTGAGTTTGCATCCTATCATTTTAAAACCTTGAATGATGAGGATTTATTACTAAAATTAAATGAAGAGTTACATCTTCGTATTGGTCAAAAAAACAGCTTTTACAACCAGGAAGAACTCCAACCTACGGTTGAGTTTCCTGAAACCTTAACACAGGCTTCGCCCGTGTTCAGCTATTTTCAAAAACCTGTAACCAATATAATCCCAAATCGGCAAGCCTCTTTGGTTGAGGTGTTCCACCTCATTAGAGGAACTGATTTTGCAACGTGTACAAGTACTCTACGCAAAATTCAAGACGTTAAAAAAGCTCGGAAATACAAAGCCTCTAATTTCGATTATGTTACTTTTTCTGGTGAATTTTCTAAAAGGAATGATAAGAACCTTAGAAAACATTCAGGGCTCCTAACTATTGACTTTGACCATATTCCTGATATTTCCAATTTAAAAGAAAGTTTACTCCAGGATCAATATTTCGAAACTGAACTTCTTTTTACATCCCCTTCCGGGGATGGTTTAAAATGGATAATTCCTATTGAATTAATCAAAGTCAAACATCAAGAATATTTCAAGGCGGTTGCCAATTACATCCAGCAAACTTATAGCCTGGAAGTAGATGGCTCAGGCAAAGACATTTCAAGAGCGTGTTTTTTACCGCACGACCCCAATGCATTTATTAATCCAAAATACCTTTAG
- a CDS encoding restriction endonuclease subunit S, whose translation MKRYHTYKDSGIEWLGEIPKHWEVSRIKDIFDQISSNGSELEENTYVPLENIESFTGKLLKKVSNDNNESTNLFKSGDILLNKLRPYLGKILLPDFDGGVSGEVVVLRSNILFKNDVEPKYFFYRFLSTKFIFKINSLSDGVKMPRTNPTKILGLEMTVPPFPEQTAIVQYLDTKTQAIDQKVRLLEKKIGCYKELRQSIINDAVTKGLDNNVALKESGIDWIGQIPEHWEVVRVKELFKISRGRVIPKTELLDDGQFPVYSSQTENEGILGYINTFDFETDLITWTTDGVNAGTVFRRKGKFSCTNICGTLIPKNSKKTSLDYFGYAIAESTKHNKRIDTNGAKIMSNEMAVIHIIEPPHEEQIAIAQYLDQKTQTIDLITANIQKQITALKELRKTLINEVVTGKKRVYEPIENTAV comes from the coding sequence ATGAAAAGATACCACACATACAAAGACAGCGGCATTGAATGGTTGGGCGAAATTCCTAAGCATTGGGAGGTAAGTCGAATTAAAGATATTTTCGACCAAATATCCTCTAATGGTTCCGAGCTTGAAGAGAATACATATGTTCCATTGGAAAACATAGAGTCATTTACAGGAAAATTATTAAAGAAAGTTTCAAATGACAATAACGAATCTACTAATCTTTTTAAAAGTGGAGATATACTTTTAAATAAATTAAGACCGTATTTAGGCAAAATATTATTGCCCGATTTTGATGGGGGTGTAAGCGGGGAAGTTGTTGTTTTAAGAAGTAATATACTCTTCAAAAATGACGTTGAGCCGAAATATTTTTTCTATAGATTCCTTTCCACAAAATTTATCTTTAAAATAAACTCTTTGTCAGATGGCGTAAAGATGCCAAGGACTAACCCAACTAAAATTCTGGGATTAGAAATGACAGTTCCCCCTTTCCCCGAACAAACCGCCATAGTCCAATATTTGGACACCAAAACCCAAGCCATAGACCAAAAAGTACGGCTATTGGAGAAGAAAATTGGCTGCTACAAAGAACTGCGCCAAAGCATAATCAATGATGCAGTAACCAAAGGCCTGGATAACAATGTGGCGCTGAAAGAGAGCGGTATCGATTGGATTGGTCAAATACCAGAGCATTGGGAGGTGGTAAGAGTAAAAGAATTATTTAAAATAAGCCGGGGCAGAGTAATTCCCAAAACTGAACTATTAGATGATGGTCAATTTCCTGTTTACAGTTCTCAAACTGAAAATGAAGGTATTCTTGGATATATCAACACTTTCGATTTTGAGACAGACTTAATTACCTGGACTACTGATGGTGTTAATGCAGGTACTGTTTTCAGGCGCAAAGGTAAATTCAGCTGTACAAACATTTGTGGTACCCTTATTCCTAAAAACAGTAAAAAAACCTCTTTAGATTATTTCGGATATGCTATTGCGGAAAGTACAAAGCACAACAAGCGTATCGACACAAATGGAGCAAAAATTATGAGTAATGAAATGGCCGTAATTCACATTATTGAACCACCTCACGAAGAACAAATCGCCATTGCCCAATATTTAGACCAAAAAACCCAGACCATTGACCTAATAACTGCCAACATCCAGAAGCAGATAACGGCTTTAAAAGAACTACGAAAAACCCTCATAAACGAAGTGGTTACCGGTAAAAAGCGTGTATATGAACCTATTGAAAACACTGCGGTATGA
- a CDS encoding helix-turn-helix domain-containing protein has translation MIEIIDLLQALSQELKDIKDRIDIIRATRAERLKDTWIDNQDVMQTLHISQRTLQTLRSNGTIPYSKIRGKFYYKVSDIEKLLQANYYNPNFKCDGNK, from the coding sequence ATGATAGAAATAATTGATTTGCTCCAGGCACTCTCCCAAGAGCTAAAGGACATTAAAGACCGTATCGATATCATCAGGGCAACGAGAGCAGAACGCCTAAAAGATACGTGGATTGACAACCAAGACGTAATGCAAACGCTCCACATAAGTCAGCGCACCTTGCAGACGCTTCGTTCAAATGGAACCATACCATACAGTAAAATTCGCGGAAAATTTTATTACAAGGTATCGGACATAGAAAAGCTGTTACAGGCAAATTATTATAACCCAAATTTCAAATGCGATGGAAATAAGTAA
- a CDS encoding helix-turn-helix domain-containing protein: MSSNIEILKICQDCGNSFTARTTVTKFCSHKCASRNYKKRKRDEKIQQVAPVSVQRMEYNQEQLKHKDFLSIDETCKLLGTSRMTIYRQIKSGNIKAGKIGRRTIIKRTEIDKLFQ, encoded by the coding sequence ATGAGCAGCAACATCGAAATACTCAAAATTTGTCAAGATTGCGGAAATTCCTTTACCGCGCGAACTACGGTAACCAAATTCTGTAGTCACAAGTGCGCTTCCAGAAATTACAAGAAACGCAAGCGTGATGAAAAAATTCAGCAAGTGGCCCCGGTTAGTGTTCAACGAATGGAATACAATCAAGAGCAACTAAAGCATAAGGACTTCTTAAGTATCGATGAAACCTGCAAATTGTTAGGTACAAGCCGAATGACGATATACCGACAGATTAAGAGCGGGAATATTAAAGCAGGGAAGATTGGTAGACGTACCATTATTAAGAGAACGGAAATCGATAAACTTTTTCAATAA
- a CDS encoding HsdM family class I SAM-dependent methyltransferase, translating into MNILKHESDIWKTADLLIGAGIKQSDFPKFMMPFFALVMVESRLIREAHRLEKEVGKENMDDFIEMFRLEELGYNEFVIRNGKTLKTICKNDKTFDIDFQAYLEAFDGETRGLLGVNKGSGEEKFLDISGVAGLLKKKDILFDTVKAWSEIDLTPFNNSEITTLEEHIKRKWADISAETAGEQYTPEDIIDLITEIITSKIEDNNKFLTIYDPTCGGANLLFGVEDKIQKKFNRPTKTHGDEWNDALYALAKIESRFRNDSEIHHCNTLTAIKHIEKRFDVVVANPPYGVDWKGYQKDIKNDTTERFVALPSISDGQFLLTQHILHHLADDGLSVVVHNGSTLFSGDAGSGESHIRKHFFDQDWVEAIVQMPTDEFFNTGIYTYLWIFNKNKPADRKDKVILIDGSNHWEQLKKSKGKKRRQMNETHRAQIVNAFTDFKDNDFAKVFDKWHFYYNKQAIMLTNVDDQGNAIKMPTKTNRSGETVEAKSIKIDFSTVANLNTFEKEKMKAINKAEITDFNKENYKNLKEYYDAEYKDFVAGFDYKEEAFVVIDKKGNSYTYDTDKSTIIKTDKNQKTSQLGNGKINIKAAYKKATKTKEAAISITVELTKDLEKDYEIIPYSPDKDNNQQTIETFMDQYVTRPFEYLDNVVGVELNFNKEFYKPEELRDIIEIQADLEQLENDLELLEKELAL; encoded by the coding sequence ATGAATATATTAAAACACGAATCGGACATATGGAAAACTGCCGATCTATTGATTGGAGCAGGCATAAAACAATCCGACTTCCCAAAGTTTATGATGCCATTTTTTGCCCTTGTAATGGTTGAAAGTAGGCTCATTCGCGAAGCCCACCGCTTGGAAAAAGAGGTGGGAAAAGAAAATATGGATGACTTTATAGAAATGTTCCGTTTGGAGGAGTTGGGCTATAATGAATTTGTTATCCGAAATGGGAAAACATTAAAAACCATCTGTAAGAACGATAAAACCTTTGACATTGATTTTCAAGCTTATTTAGAGGCTTTTGATGGAGAGACCAGAGGTTTATTAGGTGTCAATAAAGGTTCAGGCGAAGAAAAATTCCTCGATATCTCCGGAGTTGCCGGATTGTTGAAAAAGAAAGACATTCTTTTTGATACCGTTAAAGCTTGGAGTGAAATCGATTTGACTCCCTTCAACAACTCCGAAATAACCACTCTGGAAGAGCATATTAAAAGAAAGTGGGCAGATATTTCAGCCGAAACTGCGGGAGAACAGTATACCCCGGAAGATATTATTGATTTGATTACCGAAATCATCACCAGTAAAATTGAGGATAACAATAAATTCCTTACCATATATGACCCCACCTGTGGTGGGGCCAACCTACTTTTTGGCGTGGAAGACAAAATTCAAAAAAAATTCAATCGGCCTACTAAAACCCACGGTGATGAATGGAATGACGCTTTATATGCTTTAGCCAAAATAGAAAGCCGGTTTAGAAATGATAGCGAAATACACCATTGCAATACCTTGACGGCCATCAAACACATTGAAAAAAGATTTGACGTAGTCGTGGCCAATCCGCCCTATGGCGTGGACTGGAAAGGCTATCAGAAAGACATCAAAAACGATACAACCGAAAGATTCGTTGCCCTTCCCTCCATTTCAGACGGGCAATTCCTGCTTACCCAACACATCTTGCACCATTTAGCTGATGATGGCTTGTCTGTTGTAGTTCATAATGGTTCCACGCTCTTTAGTGGTGATGCCGGAAGTGGTGAGAGCCATATTCGAAAACACTTCTTTGACCAAGATTGGGTTGAAGCCATTGTACAAATGCCAACTGACGAATTTTTCAATACAGGCATTTATACCTATTTGTGGATTTTCAATAAAAATAAGCCAGCCGACAGAAAAGATAAAGTAATCCTCATAGACGGTAGCAACCATTGGGAGCAACTCAAAAAAAGTAAGGGAAAAAAGCGCCGACAAATGAATGAAACCCACAGGGCGCAAATTGTGAATGCGTTTACGGACTTTAAGGACAATGACTTCGCCAAAGTATTTGATAAATGGCATTTCTACTATAACAAACAGGCAATAATGCTCACCAATGTAGATGACCAAGGCAACGCAATCAAAATGCCAACGAAAACAAATCGTTCCGGCGAAACTGTAGAAGCAAAAAGCATAAAGATAGATTTCTCTACTGTAGCTAACCTAAATACTTTTGAGAAAGAAAAAATGAAGGCTATCAACAAAGCTGAAATTACCGATTTTAATAAGGAGAATTATAAAAACCTAAAGGAGTATTATGATGCCGAATACAAAGATTTTGTAGCCGGTTTTGATTATAAGGAAGAAGCATTTGTGGTAATCGACAAAAAAGGAAACAGCTATACCTATGATACTGATAAATCTACCATCATTAAAACCGATAAGAACCAAAAGACATCACAGTTGGGCAATGGCAAAATAAACATCAAAGCAGCGTATAAAAAAGCAACCAAAACCAAGGAAGCGGCTATTAGCATTACCGTGGAGCTCACCAAAGATTTAGAAAAAGATTACGAGATTATACCTTACAGTCCCGATAAAGACAATAACCAACAGACCATAGAAACTTTTATGGACCAATACGTTACCAGGCCTTTTGAGTATTTGGACAATGTCGTGGGGGTAGAATTGAATTTCAACAAGGAATTTTACAAACCAGAGGAGTTAAGGGATATAATCGAAATACAAGCTGATTTGGAACAATTAGAAAACGATTTGGAGCTGTTGGAAAAAGAACTGGCACTATGA
- a CDS encoding Abi family protein — protein sequence MSKRTYQKPPKTFQDQLTQLKERNLIIDDDEKALAYLANISYYRLSAYFLPYQQIKDRFNGGTTFKQIIDTYSFDRELRLLVFDAIARIEVAIRTQFVYCMSTFHNDSHWQDKKHFFIKPYYNKIGNLIDPYSDFQSIISRAKTVRSPEVFIKHYIEHYDKPSNPPSWVCFELLTIGEMSHIYRGLKSKDDKRRIAANFNLHFNVFTSWLHSLTYVRNICAHHSRFWNKDLAVEPARLLKPIGPWVSEEFNNNNKRAFYFLCVLKYFLNQVNPNNHLKEKLVQLFEKYPGIEIKYLGIPSENQADLLDWQNEPLWKNN from the coding sequence ATGAGTAAACGCACCTATCAAAAACCACCAAAGACTTTTCAAGACCAATTAACACAACTTAAAGAGCGAAACCTGATTATTGATGATGATGAAAAGGCTTTGGCGTATTTGGCTAATATTAGCTATTACCGTTTAAGTGCCTATTTCTTACCATACCAACAAATAAAAGATAGGTTTAATGGCGGCACAACTTTTAAACAGATAATAGACACCTATTCTTTTGATAGAGAATTAAGGCTATTGGTTTTTGACGCTATCGCACGCATTGAAGTGGCTATCCGAACACAGTTTGTTTATTGTATGTCAACCTTCCATAATGATAGCCATTGGCAGGATAAAAAACATTTTTTCATAAAGCCTTATTATAATAAAATTGGAAATTTGATCGACCCCTATTCAGATTTTCAATCCATTATTTCAAGAGCAAAAACAGTAAGAAGTCCTGAGGTTTTTATAAAACACTATATAGAGCATTACGATAAACCCTCTAATCCCCCATCTTGGGTGTGCTTTGAATTGCTAACCATTGGTGAAATGTCCCACATATATAGAGGTCTGAAAAGTAAGGATGATAAAAGAAGAATAGCGGCAAATTTCAACTTACATTTTAATGTATTTACCTCTTGGTTACATTCGCTTACTTATGTCAGGAATATTTGTGCTCATCATTCACGATTTTGGAACAAAGATTTGGCAGTAGAACCTGCAAGGCTTTTAAAGCCTATAGGCCCCTGGGTAAGTGAGGAGTTTAATAATAATAATAAAAGAGCTTTCTATTTTTTATGCGTACTGAAATATTTCTTAAATCAAGTCAATCCAAATAACCACCTAAAGGAGAAGTTGGTACAACTGTTTGAGAAATACCCTGGGATCGAAATAAAATATTTAGGAATTCCCTCAGAAAACCAGGCTGATCTTTTGGATTGGCAAAATGAACCTCTTTGGAAAAACAATTAA